From one Neovison vison isolate M4711 chromosome 1, ASM_NN_V1, whole genome shotgun sequence genomic stretch:
- the LOC122911237 gene encoding HLA class II histocompatibility antigen, DQ alpha 2 chain-like, whose product MEKRMNRVLILGTLTLTTMMGPSGGEDIVDHVASYGINVYQSYGPSGQFTHEFDGDEEFYVDLEKKETVWRLPMFSTFGSFDPQGALRNLAIAKQNLNILIKLYNYTAATNEVPEMALFPKSPVSLGQPNTLICLVDNIFPPVINVTWLKNRHSVTEGVSETSFLAKKDHSFLKFSYLTFLPSADDIYDCKVEHWGLDEPLLKHWEPEIPAPMSELTETVVCALGLSMGLVGIVVGTVFIIQGLHSSGASRHQGPL is encoded by the exons ATGGAGAAAAGGATGAACAGAGTTCTGATTCTGGGGACCCTCACTCTGACCACCATGATGGGTCCCTCTGGTGGTGAAGACATTGTGG ATCACGTTGCTTCCTATGGCATAAATGTCTACCAGTCTTATGGTCCCTCTGGCCAGTTCACCCATGAATTTGATGGAGATGAGGAATTCTATGTGGACTTGGAGAAGAAGGAAACTGTCTGGCGGCTACCTATGTTTAGTACATTTGGAAGTTTTGACCCACAAGGTGCACTGAGAAACTTggcaatagcaaaacaaaacttgaacATCCTGATTAAACTCTACAACTATACTGCTGCTACCAATG AGGTTCCTGAGATGGCTCTGTTTCCCAAGTCTCCTGTGAGTCTGGGTCAGCCCAACACCCTCATCTGTCTTGTGGACAACATCTTTCCTCCTGTGATCAATGTCACATGGTTGAAGAACAGGCACTCAGTCACAGAAGGTGTTTCTGAAACCAGCTTCCTCGCCAAGAAGGATCATTCCTTCCTAAAGTTCAGTTACCtcaccttcctcccttctgctgATGATATTTATGACTGCAAGGTGGAGCACTGGGGCCTGGACGAACCACTTCTGAAACACTGGG AACCTGAAATTCCAGCCCCTATGTCAGAGCTGACAGAGACTGTGGTCTGTGCCCTGGGGTTGTCTATGGGCCTTGTGGGCATCGTGGTGGGCACCGTCTTCATTATCCAAGGGCTGCACTCAAGCGGTGCTTCCAGACATCAAGGACCCTTGTGA